The DNA region GTTTTACAAATTCGTCGGATGACATGGGTTGTGCCTGATTGATTTTTGCCGCGTTTTGTACCTCCCTGTCGGAGGAGACAACAACCCAATTTTTTGCGGATTTCCCCATTTTGTTCAGCCGCGCGCGGATGGCAGAGTCCGCGGTTTGCCCGAGGCGGATGAAATGTGCTCGGACAGTACCCAGGTTTCGGGTCCCAGCATGACCCGGCGGCGCGCCGTCGAAATACACCTCCACTTTATGACGTTTCAGGCGCGCGAAGTCCTGTAAGACTCGACCCAACTCCAATTCGTCATCGGGTTCATCGAGGCGCAGACCCAGCTTTGGGATCAGGTTGTGACCGTCGATCAGGTAGGGCATGACGTGATTTTACTTGATAAAAAGAGACGGTCACCTTGGGAGTGACCGTCTCTTGCTCATGCCGCTTCGGTTACGACTGTCTTCACATCGAATGTGGGTGGATGCTCCAGTGTTTTCTTCACCTTGCACAGTTCCGCCGAGCGAATCAGCGCGGCATGATACTGCTCCGGGAACGTGGGCGGAACCTGGATTTCCAATTCGATATTATCCATCATCCCGGTGGCGGGGTTGGCGTGGTTGCGTTGAATGATGCGGATGCCGTCGGTAGGCAGGTCGCGTTGTTTGCAAAAGCCAAGCACATAAATTCCCGCGCAGGTCCCGATCGAAGCCAAAAACAGCTCGAACGGCATCGGCGCGGAATCCGCAGGCGGCTGGTCGGTTCCAATCGTGTGTCCACGGAAGTGGGCGTCCACCTTCAGTCCGCCCGGAAAGTCAATTAGCATCTCCATGAGAAGCCCTCCAAAAAAGTTATGATTGTCATATATTTGTGACATCGTGTACTGCGTGGATTTTACCCCTCAATTCCTAAAACGAACCTTTCTTTTTTGAAATCGCCCAATTTTGCGCATCAGGCATCAAACGAATAAGCCCGCCCTCCGTATATAAAACATGTGTATTCAAATCGAATATAATAAACGGATGTTCAAAGGAGACACCAATGTCAAAAAATAAAACCGATATCACCGTCACGCAGCAGGAAGGCGGCGTGGTGCGCAATATCCTTAACCAGTTGAAACTTATCTTCCGCCTGATGGGAGACCGCCGCGTCAGTTTCTTCGCAAAACTGATCCCCGTCGGAACGCTGATCTATCTCGTCTCCCCGGTGGATGCCATCTCCATTCCCGTCATCGGTGTGGTGGACGACGCCGCCCTGCTCTGGCTCGGCTCGTACATCTTCACCGAACTCTGCCCGCCCGAGGTCGTCGCCGAGCATATGAAATCGCTCACCAGCAACCTGCAATCCGGCAATGACGATGATGTGGTGGATGCGGAAACCACGGATGTGAACGAATAATGAAACCGCTATGGATGGTTTTCCTCGCGTTCGCTCTTCTCGCTTGCGGAGGAGCAAACGTGGACACCGCCGCTCCCCCGACTGCAACGCCTCCTTCCCCGCCGACAGCTGTCCCAGCCACCCAAACCGAATCCCAGCCCGAACCTGCCACATCAACGTCCACGCAGGTTCCCGCTGTGAACGAATTTCCCAACCCGGCGGATTATGAATGGCGTCTTATCGCCAGCGGACTGAACTATCCGCTCGATATCCAGCCTGCCAATGACGGCTCGGGCAGGTTGTTCATTGTCGAAAAAGCCGGCATCATTCGCATTTTCCAGAACGATCAGATCGTCAACCCGCCGTTCCTGAACATCACCGACCGCGTGAACAACAGCGGCTTTGAGACGGGATTGCTCGGTCTGGCGTTTCACCCAGATTATGAACAGAACGGCTATTTCTACGTCAATTACATCGGCGCGGACGGGAACACCCGCGTTTCGCGTTTTAGCGCCAGCGGCAACTCTGCGGACCCGAGTAGTGAAAAATTCCTGCTGGGCATCGAACAGCCCTACCAGAATCACAACGGCGGCGGAATGTCATTTGGTCCGGATGGCTATCTCTACATTGGCGTAGGTGACGGCGGCTCTGCCGGCGACCCCGGAAAGCATGGACAGGATCCCAAGACCCTGCTTGCCACGCTTGTGCGCATTGACGTGGATAACGGCGACCCGTATGTCATACCGGCGGACAATCCCTTTGGCAATGAGGTCTGGGCGTTCGGGCTTCGCAATCCCTGGCGCTTTTCCTTTGACCGTGCAACCGGAGACCTATGGATCGCCGACGTTGGGCAGAACCGCTGGGAGGAGATCAACTATCTGCCAGCCGGCTCACCCGGCGGAGCGAACTTCGGCTGGAGTGTTATGGAGGGCAGCCAGAGATTCGGCGGAGCACAACAGCCCACCATGATCCTGCCAGTGGCGGAATACGGACGGGAATTCGGCTGTTCGGTTACAGGTGGATACGTCTATCGCGGCGCGTTGCCGGAGTGGAACGGAGTATATTTCTACGGCGATTATTGCTCGGGAAATGTCTGGGGTTTGACCCTCTCGAATGGTCAGTGGCAGTCTCAGGTCCTGTTCGAGGCGGATGTCCGTATCACATCTTTTGGACAGGATGAATCGGGAGAGATCTATCTCGTCAATGACGCGGGTAATATGTATGTCCTTGTCAAAAAATAAGGACTCATCATATCCAAAATAAGCGTTTTGTCATACAACTTTGTGACGCCTGTCACTGGCATGACAGGCGTTTCTCTCTTAAACTGGAGACATCAGAGTAAAGGAGGCAGATATGGCAGAAAAGATTTGGCAGGTCGAAAAAATCAAATTCTGCGAGCATGTGGGGCAGGAAGTCGCCATCGAGAATGAAGTGGTGTACCCCGCTGAGCATCTGCCTGAACAGTCCCCGCGTATCCTTGCGCACCGCTGTTCCCACGCTCTTGAGTGCAACCTGCTGGACAAGCCAGCTTGCGCCTTGTGCGGAACCAATCCTGATTTCAATATTGTGTGATCGAGCAACGTGAATTTGCTCTTCCAAACTCTCTCCTCCCTCTGAGTTGGTCTTAAGGCTACGCCGCGTGAGAACGCGGCGTATGCCGTTAAATTCCCAGAAAATCCGCCACGCTGGGGTCGAGCGTCTGGCTGGCGAGTTGGTCCGGCGTGCCGGTTTGCATGAGCTTGCCATTCAGCAAAATCGCCAGGCGGTTGCCTAATTTCCGTGCTTCTGCCAGATCGTGGGTGATGAAGATCGTTGTCACCCCGTTTTCGGGGAGAATACGCCCCAAGTCATCGATTAGGCGCGTGCGGGTGGGGGAATCGAGCGCGGAAAAAGGCTCGTCGAGCAGGAGCAGTTCCGGGTCCAGTACGAGCGCGCGCGCGAGGCTGACGCGCTGTCCCTCGCCGCCCGAAAGTTCGTTTGCGCGGCGTCCAGCCAGATGTGAGATCCCCAACTGCTCCAGCCATTTCTCGACGCGCGGTCCGATCTCCCGTTTGGCAACTCCGCGGAATTTCAAACCGGATGCGACATTCTCATGCACGGACATGTCAAATAGAAGCGGATCCTGCATGACCAGTCCAATGCGGCGCCGATAGTGGAGCGCAGACTCAGCCGCCGCCTGTTTGCCATTGAACCAGATCTCACCGTGTTCAGGTTTAAGCAAACGGGCAAAAGTGAGCAGCAGGGTGCTTTTCCCCGCTCCGTTCGGTCCGACCACTGCCAGTACCTCGCCCTTTTTGACGTTTAGTTCATTTGCTTCCAGTACCAACCGTCCCCCCCGCCGGACCCGTAAATCTTTGATCTGAAGCGCGAAACCGTTTGACATCCGGGAGCTTTGGAATCCGCTTGTCTTAATCTCCACGGCGAAGGCTCCTTTGCTGGATGACTGTCAGCGCCCAATTGACGGCAAAGGTGATGCTCAGCAACAGCACGCTCAACCCAATTGCCATATCGAACTGACCTTTGCCGGTTTCGAGCACAATAGCGGTGGTCAGCACACGCGTCTGAAAGCGGATATTGCCGCCGACCATCATGCTCGCGCCGACCTCCGAGATAACCGCACCGAATCCAGCCATCAATGCCGCCAGCAGGGGCATGCGCGCCTCACGCCACAACATCCAGACCATTTGCGGGGTCGATGCGCCCAGTCCGCGGAGTTGCAGTTGCAGGCGCGGATCGAGCGCTTGCAGGGAGGAGGCTGTCAACCCAGCCACGACCGGAAAGGCAATAATGACTTGAGCGATGATGATGGCGGATGGGGTATAGATGAGCCGCAAGTCGCCGAACGGTCCGGAGCGCCAGAGCATCATCGCCACGAACAAACCAACGACGACCGGCGGCAAGCCCATGCCGGTATTGATCAGGCTCAAGAGCAGAGACCGCCCAGGGAATTTTCCCAGCGCGAGAAGCGTGCCGAGCGGCAAGCCCATCAACAGGCTGATGCCGGTAGCAATGCCTGAGATCTGCAGGGAGAGGGTGGTGATTTGGAAGATTTCGGAGATGAATGAAGTATCCATAAATGAGGCGGTTGAGTGAAGAATGAGTTGACAAGTTTACTGTAAAACCTGCCAACTCATTCCATTGTTGCTCGATCGTGGGAACTTAATCGTCCAAGCCGAGTTCGGACGGGTCGCGTCCCGCATCCGGGAAGAAGAGCGGCATACCGAACTTGTCCACGCCGAATTCTCCGATGATCTTTTGGACGTCCTCGCGTATGATGAATTCCGCGAACGCCAGCGCGCCCTCATAATTGACTTTGGGCCACATGGCGGGATCGACGGTCATGACGTGGTAAATATTCAACAGGACGGCATCGCCTTCGACCAGAATCTCAAGGTCGAGTCCGCTCATGAGCGACAGGTATGTGCCGCGGTCCGTAAAGGTGTAGCCTTCGCGCTCGGAGGCGATCGTCAGAGTGGGACCCATGCCCTGTCCGCTGGAGATGTAGAAATCGGGCGAGAAGGTTGCGGGGTCGAGTTCGGCGTTTTTCCACAGGGCTAGTTCGGCTTTGTGCGTGCCGGAATCATCGCCGCGGGTAACGAAGGGGGACTGGGTTTCAGCAATCGCTTTGTAGGCATCCACGACGTTCATGCCTCTTATGCCTGCCGGGTCGGAAGCAGGACCGACGATGACAAAGTCATTGTGCATGACAAGAAAACGGTCTTTGACGACGCCGGCATCCACCAGCACCTTTTCAGCGGCGGGAGCATGAGCAAGCAGGACATCCGCGTTGCCTTCTTCACCCATCTTGAGAGCCGCGCCGGTGCCGACCGCGATGGTCTGCACGACGTAACCGGTCTCTTCCTGGAACATCGGCACAAGCACATCCAGCAGACCCGAATCCTGGGTGGACGTGGTGGTCGCCAGAATGATGTTCGGGTTGGCAGGCGGGAGAACTTCCGTTGGAGCCTCGGTTGGCGGGACTTCAACAACGGGCACCTCGGTAGCCGCCGGGGCTTCGGGAGGCGGAGCTTCCGTGGGAGCGGGCGAGGCGCATGCCGTCGCCACCAAGGCGAGAGCAAGCATGAGCGTAACGAACAGATTAAGTTTTGTGTTTTTCATACTTTTTATCCTTTGTCTGAAATGAGGTTCACCGCGTTTGTCCGGTGGTAATCCCAAAAACATACCTTTTCAATTAAATTTTTCCTTAATTGAAAAATAAAAAAACTGATCCCCTATCCAACCACTCAAGAAAGGGATCGACGGGCTACTCTACAGCCACCATCACATTGGACGCCTTGATCACGGCATAGGCTTCCTTGCCTTTCTTCAGCCCCAAACTTTTGACCGATGAATTCGTGATAATGGAAACGACCTGCAAACCGCCCGCCACCTCGATCGTCACCTCGGAATTAACCGCGCCCTTGGTGATCTTGACGACTTTTCCCTTGAGGACGTTTCTTGCGCTGAGTTTCTATGGTTTTCTCCTTTTCAATATACCTGCTCGCCGCTATGGAGAGTGCTGTACCCCGTCAATGCGGCAAGCGCCTGTCTGAAATTTGATGTTTGGATGTACTCAAGCAATGGGTTGAGCTCGCGCTCCTCCGCTTGCGGCAGAACCAGATCGTAGCGTTCCTCGAAAAGCGGGATAAATTCCAGCCCGTGCCGGCGTGCGGCGGCTTGCAGACCGAGCGATACATCCGCTTTGTTTTCGTGGATGATGCGAGCCGCTTCGCTATGTGTTTTGACCTGATCCCCGTACCCGTTTATTTTCTCCACCGGAAGTTTTTGCCGCCGCAGTTCGGCATCGAGCCAGATGCGCGTGCCGGAGCCCGCATTACGATTGACGAACCTGACGTCCTCGCGCGCAATATCCGCAATCTTTTTTATGCCTTTCGGATTTCCCGCCGCGAGGATCAACCCCTGTGTGCGGTAGGCAAGCGTGATGATCTCCACATCCCTGTCGGGGAAGAGATGCTTCACGAAGGGAATGTTGTATTCACCGCTTTCATCCAGCAGGTGCGAGCCTGAGATCTGGCACAAGCCCTGCCGCAGGTTGACCAGTCCATCCAGCGAGCCGACAGGCAGGCTGAGAAGATTGAGATGCCTGGAAAGGTGTTCGGCAATGCCTTCCAATGCGATATCGTGACTGCCCGAAAAAATGACAGACGGCTTTTTTCCTTTCGGCAGGACGATCTCCTGCAGGAGAAGCGCATCCGCTTTGGCGCGGTAGAACTTTTCCATCACCTTGCCCGTGCGGCGCACTTCGCTGATCTCGATCAGGTCCGCGGATTCCAATGCCAGGATGTGGTGCCGCACCCAGGCGGGAGACCGCTTCAAGGTCCGCGCAAGATGCGTAAGCGTGGCGGGGGATGCCATCAGCAGGCGCAGGATGTCCATGCGGCGGGAATCCGCAAGGAGTTTGATCTTGTCAAACGACTGGAGCGGAGAGACGGTTTTCATCTGATAAGGAAAAACTTAATTTAAGTCTACCGGTTAAAGTAGGGTGAGTCAAGCATGATTTTTATTTGACATTCATCCGCCCGCGTGATATAAAGCGCGGATAACTGTACTCATCCAGAGAGGCTGAGGGACCGACCCGATGAAGCCTCGGCAACCAAGTAGCTTTTAGCGATTAGTAATTAGCCGTTCGTAACCTGACAGCTAAACACTAGCCGCCGTGCTAAAAAGGTGCCAATTTCGGCAGTGTAGGGGCGACGTCATGTCGCCCGACTCTGGGAGATGAGAGATGATATGCGTGTGCGTGTCGCCTCTCATTGTGAGAGGTTTTTTATTTTCATCATGTGGAGATGTTTTCTCCGACGACTCAACAACATGGAGAATTAGTATGGAAATCGGCGAAACAATTTATGTCACCACCCGCGATGAATTCCGTGCATGGCTGGAGGCAAATCACAAGACCAGCAAAGAGATCTGGTTGATCCAATACAAAAAGGTGACGAAGAAACCATCCATCCCATACGCGGACGCAGTGGAGGAAGCCATTTGTTTTGGCTGGATCGACGGCTTCGAAAAAGGCATGGACGGTGACCGTTATGCCACCCGTTTTACACGCCGCAGGCAGAAATCCCATTGGACGGACACTAATATCGAGCGCGCACGCAGGATGATCGAAGAAGGCAAAATGACCGAAGCGGGGCGGATGTTTTTGCCAAAGGGAATGTAGAATGCACGAAGATGTTTTGTATATTCAGCAGGTGATCGCAAAATTTGCAAACAGTTTTGACGTGAAGGATTGGAATGGGCTGCAAGCCTGTCTCACAGATTCGCTCTTCACCGATTATTCTGACTTGCGCGGCACGCCGCCGCAAACTGTTTCCGCTGCGGACTATGTCAAATCCCGCCGTGAATCGCTCGACCAGTTGAAGCTGCATCATTTGGCCAGCAACTACGAAATCGACTTCCCCGATTCAGGCGGCGCAACCTGCCGCGCATCCATGATCGTGTGGCGCAAATCTGAGACGGAAGAATTTACTTCACACTGTTTCTATATCTTCCAACTTGTGAAACAGAAAGGCGAGTGGAAGATCAGCGGCATCACGCAAAAAGTTTTATGGAATGAAGGTAAATCATCCATTCATTCGGATGCGAAATAGCATGGAAAACGCAGTAGTGATTTCAATTGCATCTGCAGAAGACGCACCTGCCATCGCAAAGTTGAACCTGCTCTTTAACGAAGTGGATGAATCCGCCGAAGCCATTGCCGCCCGCATGAGTGACCCGAATTGCGTGGAGACGGTCATCCTCGCAAACGTTGATGATGAAGCCGTTGGCTTTGCGCTTGTGCGCGTGGTACCAAGTGTTTTGTACGCCGCTCCCCACGCCGAGTTGACCGAGTTGTACGTACTGGAGGAATTCCGTCAGCGCGGCATTGCCAGTCGACTCATTGCTTTCGCTGAACAAATCGCATCTCAAAAAGGTGCGCGCAGCATTCTCGTGCAGACGGGTGATGATAATCTGTCCGCGCTGGCACTTTATAAAAAGCATGGATATGAGGAGTATGATTCGGTGTTGAAGAAGAGACTTTAGTTGGTTTCGTAGGAATGGTCGTAGGCACAATTCTACGCCGGAAGATGTACAAGGATTGATATAAATGATAGATTACACAGCTGTTTTCGAAAGAATAGAGTCATCGCTGATTATAGAAGGTTCAAAATATCTCTCGACTGAGATAATTCGAGAAAATCTGAATCGGTTCAAGCAAATTGAAGGAAAAAAATTTTTGGACAATGAGTTTTATCTAACTATCGTAGATGTTATTTTTTACTCAGGCTTTCGCGCCTCTACGGTCAACTCCAAAATAGATACAATTCACAAACACTTTCCAGACTATGAGGTGGTTGCCGATTACAGCGAGAGCGATATCAACAACATCCTTGCTGACAAAGACATGATTCGAAACCGTAGAAAAGTTGAATCTTGTGTTAAAAACGCTAAGATTTTCAGGACAATCATTCAAAAGCATGGGTCTTTTCAAAAATATATTGACGAGTTCGAAGTACACCAATCCTTTGAGAATCTTTTCATCCTGAAAGAAGAATTGGAGAATAGGTTTTCGGGCTTGGGGAAAATTACGGTCTATCATTTTCTTACAGATATCGGACTACCCGTCTTGAAACCTGACAGAGTAATTTGTCGAATCTTTGAGAGACTGGGTTTAATCTCTTCAAGAGAACAATATCTTGAGGCAATTATTCAAGGCAGAAAATTTGCAGAAGCAACTGGCTATCCAATTCGCTACATTGACATAGTCTTTGTGGCTTACGGACAAGTTCAGTCAAGAGAATTTGGCATTGAGCGTGGCATTTGTTTAGAAACAAATCCATCATGCCATTTGTGCGGAGCAAAAAAATTTTGTAACTACTATTCACAACAATCCGTGAAATCTACGGCTGAGTTTTAGGAGAATAAATGAATCGCAAATACACCAACCGCCGTTACCTCGATGCCCTCGAAAAGAGGGCACCCGGGCTGGCATGTTGCCGGATTCAGGCATGACGAGTAAAACCAACCAGAGGTGCAAAGATGCTTAAAATCACTTCACGTTCCTCCAAAAAAACGCCCATGATCGCAATCATCGGTCCGGATGGGGTCGGAAAATCCACGATCCTGTCGCTGCTAGCCAATGAATACCGGCATAAAAAAATTAAAGGGGTGTTCATTCTTAAACGCTTTAATGAAGAGAACTCCGGGGAACTTGATGAGGGAACTCCCGTTGGAAATTACGCGAAGCCCCCACGTTCCATCCCGGTTACGCTTTTGAAACTGGGCTTCAAGGTTGCTCCATGGCTTTTCAAGTACTACACAAGGCTGCTGCCCATGCGACACTCGGGAACCCTTGTGATATGCGATCATTTTTATTTCCTGATGATCATGCTGGATCCTCTCAAATTCAGGATCAGCGGACCTGATTCCATGAGGAAATTTCTTTACCGTGTGCTGCCGAAACCGGATTTTTACATTTATCTGGATGCGCCGGTGGATGTTGTTTATTCCCGAAAGCAGCAAACCACGCGTGAAGAACTGGCCCAGCTTATCGAGCGGCATCATGAATTTTTATCAGGCATCCCAAACCGGGTCTATGTCGATGCAAACCGCCCGGTTACGGAAGTCATGGTTGATATCAGTCAAACAATCAGCCGGATTATTGATGCCAGCATGGGCGCCGGATGAGTTTTTACCGTTTTTTTATAACCACGCCAAGTTAAAGGATAGTTAAATGAATCGCAAATACACCAACCGCCGTTACCTCGACGCCCTCGAAACGAAAGTCCTCGTTTTCGATGGTGCGATGGGAACGAGCCTGCAAACCCAAGACCTGACCGCTGAGCATTTTGGCGGCGAGCAATACAACGGATGCAATGACTATCTCGTCATCTCGTATCCCGAAGCTGTGGAAAAAGTCCATCGCTCGTTCCTCGAAGTCGGCGTGGATGTGCTGGAAACCGACACCTTCCGCTCGAACCGCCTGACGATGCAGGAATACAACCTGCAAGACCGCATCATCGAGATCAATGTCGCTGCGGCGCAACTCGCCCGCCGACTTGCCGATGAATATGCTGAGAAGACAGGTCAGCCGCGCTTCGTGGCTGGCTCAATCGGTCCAAGCGGCAAACTTCCGTCCACTAACGACCCTGAACTTTCGAACGTCAAATACGACGAACTGATCGATATCTTCCGCGAACAAGCCGTCGGACTCATTCAAGGCGGCGTTGATCTTCTGCTGATCGAAACCTCGCAGGACATTCTCGAAGTCAAAGCCGCCATCACGGGCATTCATCAAGCCTTCAGCGAAACGAATGTCCACTTGCCGATCCAGGCTCAGGTCACGCTCGACACGACCGGTCGCATGCTGCTCGGCACCGACATCGACGCCGCGCTCACCATCCTCGAAGGCATGGGCATCGATGTCGTCGGTCTCAACTGCTCCACGGGTCCCGAACACATGCGCGAGCCGATCCGCTTTCTTGGTGAAAATTCCACGCTGCCTGTTTCGTGCATTCCCAACGCGGGCTTGCCGCTCAACGTCGATGGGCAGGCAGTCTATCCGCTTGAGCCCGAACCGTATGCGAATGACATGTACGAGTTCGTGACAAAGCACAACGTCTCGGTCGTCGGTGGATGCTGTGGCACGACGCCTGCCCATCTTAAATTACTGATTGACAAGCTGAATCAGACCCCTGCTCCCAAACGACCGCTTCAATCCACGCCCAAACTTGCTTCTGCCATGTCAGCCTTGGACATGCGCCAGGATCCTCCTCCCACCCTGCTTGGCGAGCGCTGCAACGCGCAGGGATCGCGCAAGTTCAAACGCCTCTTGCTCGAAGAAGATTACGATGGCATTCTCGACATTGCGCGTGAACAGGTGGCGGGCGGCGCACATGCGCTGGACATTTCCGTCGCCGTCACTGAGCGCGCGGACGAAGCTGAGCAGATGCGCAAGGTCATCAAGAAATTACAAATGGGCGTGGACGTTCCGCTCGTGATCGACACCACCGAGTTGGACGTGCTCGAAGTCGCCTTACAAACCGCGCCGGGGCGCTGTCTCATCAACTCGACGCATCTTGAGGCGGGACGTGAAAAAGCCGATAAAGTTTTCGCGCTTGCGAAGAAATACAATGCCGCCGTCATCGTGTTGACGATTGACGAAAACGGCATGGCAAAGACCGCCCAAAGCAAATACGAAGTTGCCAAACGCATTTACGACATCGCCGTAGACGACCACGGGCTCAAACCCGAAGACCTCGTCTTCGATGACCTGACCTTTACCCTCGCGACTGGCGACGTTGAATTTGTGGATTCCGCGAAGGAGACCATCGAAGGTATCCGCCTCATTAAGCAGAAATTACCCGGTGTAATGACCTCATTGGGTGTGAGCAATTTGTCCTTTGGTCTCGCGCCGCAAGCCCGCCCTCCGCTCAACTCGGTCATGCTTTATCACTGCGTGCAAGCCGGTTTGGACATGGCTATCGTCAACGCCGCGCACGTCAAACCCTATGCTGAGATCGACGCCGAAGAGCGCGAACTGTGCGAAGACTTGATCTTCAACCGCCGCGAAGACGCGCTTCAGCGTTTCATCGAACATTTTGAGAATGTTGAAGTCTCAGCAGATTCCAGCCTAGCCGACCCGACCGAAGGCATGACACCCGAACAGCGTCTGCATTGGAAAATCCTGCACCGCTTCAAGGATGGCGTCGAAGCGGATATTGACGAGATCATCAATCGTGAGACGACTAACACTAAACATGAAATCGCTGTCCACACTTTGAACAATGTCCTGCTGCCCGCCATGAAAGAAGTCGGTGACAAGTTCGGTGCGGGCGAGTTGATCCTGCCCTTCGTGTTGCAGTCTGCTGAAGTGATGAAGAAGACCGTCTCACACCTTGAGAACTATCTCGAAAAGGTCGAAGGTGTCAGCAAGGGATTGGTCGTGCTCGCCACCGTCTACGGCGATGTGCATGATATCGGCAAGAATCTGGTCAAGACCATTCTCGCCAACAACGGCTACGACGTGATCGATCTCGGCAAGCAAGTCCCTGCGGAGACGATCATCTCAAAAGCTGTTGAAGTCAACGCGACCGCCATTGGTTTGTCCGCGTTACTCGTGTCCACATCGAAGCAGATGCCGCTGATCGTGAACGAACTCCAGAGACGTAAACTCAACTTCCCGGTCCTGATTGGAGGCGCGGCAATTAATCGCCGTTTCGGTCGCCGCATCTACTTCACCGAGGATGGCGAAGCGTACGAGTCGGGCGTCTTCTACTGCAAGGATGCCTTTGAAGGATTGGAGACGATGGACAAGTTGATCGATCCAAAT from Anaerolineales bacterium includes:
- the metH gene encoding methionine synthase — its product is MNRKYTNRRYLDALETKVLVFDGAMGTSLQTQDLTAEHFGGEQYNGCNDYLVISYPEAVEKVHRSFLEVGVDVLETDTFRSNRLTMQEYNLQDRIIEINVAAAQLARRLADEYAEKTGQPRFVAGSIGPSGKLPSTNDPELSNVKYDELIDIFREQAVGLIQGGVDLLLIETSQDILEVKAAITGIHQAFSETNVHLPIQAQVTLDTTGRMLLGTDIDAALTILEGMGIDVVGLNCSTGPEHMREPIRFLGENSTLPVSCIPNAGLPLNVDGQAVYPLEPEPYANDMYEFVTKHNVSVVGGCCGTTPAHLKLLIDKLNQTPAPKRPLQSTPKLASAMSALDMRQDPPPTLLGERCNAQGSRKFKRLLLEEDYDGILDIAREQVAGGAHALDISVAVTERADEAEQMRKVIKKLQMGVDVPLVIDTTELDVLEVALQTAPGRCLINSTHLEAGREKADKVFALAKKYNAAVIVLTIDENGMAKTAQSKYEVAKRIYDIAVDDHGLKPEDLVFDDLTFTLATGDVEFVDSAKETIEGIRLIKQKLPGVMTSLGVSNLSFGLAPQARPPLNSVMLYHCVQAGLDMAIVNAAHVKPYAEIDAEERELCEDLIFNRREDALQRFIEHFENVEVSADSSLADPTEGMTPEQRLHWKILHRFKDGVEADIDEIINRETTNTKHEIAVHTLNNVLLPAMKEVGDKFGAGELILPFVLQSAEVMKKTVSHLENYLEKVEGVSKGLVVLATVYGDVHDIGKNLVKTILANNGYDVIDLGKQVPAETIISKAVEVNATAIGLSALLVSTSKQMPLIVNELQRRKLNFPVLIGGAAINRRFGRRIYFTEDGEAYESGVFYCKDAFEGLETMDKLIDPNRKPAMLEQLRKDADMEMGRASQTPAHRKTEGTRSNIVPAPIPLPAKLGQRIVKDMPLEMVLKHLNMNELYRLSWGAKNAHGEAWEKLKKEFDARLAKMTKEALKEGWLKPQAVYGYFACQADGDDLIIYENAENKKEIARFNFPRQPHDDHLALSDYYASVESGQLDVVALQVVTVGQEATERFEKLQAANDYTEAYFTHGLAVQTAEATANYLHEHVRRELGLDENQGKRYSWGYPAIPELEDHFKVFQLLPAAESELGMSLSISGQLIPEQSTAAIIVHHKDAKYYSVGESRVEQLMR